The genomic segment CAGGCACAGCCGTTTACGCTTGAAATATAAGAAGAATAGGTTTGACTCTTATTAACGCTTATATTTCTACGCGAAACGAGCTTGTGCTGCCGAAGGCAGGCACAGCCGTTTACGCTTGAAATATAAGAAGAATAAGTTTGACTCTTATTAACGCTTATATTTCTACGCGAAACGAGCTTGTGCTGCCGAAGGCAGGCACAGCCGTTTACGCTTGAAATATAAGAAGAATAAGTTTGACTCTTATTAACGCTTATATTTCTACGCGAAACGGGATTGTACTGCCAAAGGCAGGCACAGCCGTTTACGCTTGCCACCTCATTATCTGGTATAATAGGGCAATATGCAACAGGAGGGCGCTGGGGCCCGCGATTAGGAGGACAACGATGAAATCAAGATATATAGCAGGTATTTCGCTTGCCGTTATGGGGGCAGGCTTCATTACTACGAGATGGTGGCTGCCAGACAACACGTGGACGCATCTACTGGAAAGCGGCTTTGAAGCAGGGCTGGTCGGCGGAATTGCCGACTGGTTTGCGGTGACGGCACTGTTCCGCCATCCGATGGGCATTCCCATTCCGCATACGTCCTTGCTGCTCAAAAACCGGGCGAAAATCGTCAACTCGCTCATCAGCGCTATGGAAAATGAACTGCTGAATAAAGAAAGCATTACCCGCAAGCTGTCTGGCTTTCAACTGTTCGCAGGAGCAGCATCGGCGGCGACCCGGCTGATTGGCAAGCGCAAATTCAGGCTGGCAGCGGTTGATTTTGCCCAGTCGGCAGTAGAGCGCGTGCCTTTGGAGCGGGTTAGCGGCGTGCTGCATGGATTTTTGGCGGATTATGTGAAAAAGCAGGATTTTACGCCAATCGTTCGCAAGCTGGCGGATCGTTTCGTCCATGAGCGCTGGGATGAACGGGCGCTGGATTACGGCCTGGAGCATGTAGGCCACTGGATTCGCAAGCGTGAAACCGAGGAAATGCTCGGCAAGCTCGCCTTCAAAAAGCTGGAGGAGCTTAAGGTTGGCGGCTTCATGGGGTTTGCACTGCAAGCTTTCGTCGGCTTTATGAACGAGGAGAAGCTCGGCGGCTTGATCCAGAACATGCTGCTCTCAACGATGCAGGAGCTCTCCCATCCTGGAAGCCCGCATCGGCAAAAGCTGCTGCTTGAGGTGAGAGCCCAGGCGGAGAAGCTTGCCGATAACGAAGAGCTGATGCTCAAGCTGAAGCAGCTCATTGAACAGGGTGTGGACAGCGTAGAAACGGAACGCTTCATCCATTTGCGTCTGGAGGAGCTGAGACAGCTCGTGCTGGACAAGCTGGAGGAGCAGCATCGCAGCGGAGGGCGCGCCATTGTGCAGGGATACCGTTTTGCAACGGATTATTTGAACGGCAAGCAGGAAATGCTCGCCAATTGGGAAGAGGGCATTCGCGGTTATCTCGTTCGTCTTATTGAGAATAATCACTATCGCATTGGTGCGCTCGTTCGGGATAATCTCGACCGGATGGATGACAAGGCGCTCGTCTCCATGCTGGAGGAAAAAGTCGGCAACGATTTGCAGTGGATTCGCGTCAACGGCGCATTATGCGGTTTTGTCGTAGGCGTTATTTTGTCCTTCTTCTAACAGGGAAGTAGCCGTTTACATTTATAGGGGACAGCCTGAATTTTTTGTGATAAGATCAAACTACAAAATGACCCATGAATACAAGGTGAAACGGCTGTCTCCGTCCTTTGGCGGCGCGGCGTGTTTTAAGTCCAAGAAATATAGACAAGGGATTGGAACATCAGATCCTTTCCTATATTTTGAAAAAATGATTCAAATGGAACGAGGTGCCTTTGCGCACGTCAAAGGGTAACAGGGAATCGGGTGCAAATCCCGAGCGGTCCCGCCACTGTAATCGGGGAGTTTTCCTTCACCAGCAGGAGTCACTTGGCCTAAGCTTTAGGGCAGCCAGGGAAGACGAAGGAAAATAATGATCCGCTAGCCAGGAGACCTACCTCGTTCCAGCACCACATTGCCTTCGCGGAAAGGATAGGTGTACGAACGAAAGCGATTGCTACCAGTCTGTTTGCTGGCGCAACCGTCTATTTCTGCGTACACATGGCCGTTTTCCCAGCGAAGGGAAAGCGGTCATTTTTTGTTGTCTTCAGGCATGAACACATTGGGGAGGGTATTGAAACGAATGGTCAAGTTAAAAAGAAAGACAGCAGTTAGCACCGCTTTGCTGGTTATTGGGTTTACGCTTTTTTTACTGGTGAATGAGCCGCAATCCGCTTATGCGATGCACATTATGGAAGGATTTTTGCCTGTGGGGTGGGCGATTTTTTGGTGGGCGGCCTTTATTCCTTTTTTCATTCTGGGTGTACGCGCCATTCGGAAAATTACAAAGGAAGCACCAGAGCTTAAGCTGATGCTGGGCTTGGCGGCTGCCTTCACCTTCGTGCTGTCCGCGCTTAAGATTCCTTCCGTTACAGGCAGCAGCTCGCACCCGACGGGAACGGGGCTTGGCACGGTTATGTTCGGGCCGCTGCCCATGAGCGTATTAGGTTCTATGGTATTGCTGTTTCAAGCGGTGCTGCTTGCACATGGCGGGCTGACGACGCTTGGCGCGAATGCTTTTTCAATGGCGGTTGCAGGTCCCGCGGCGGGCTATGCCGTCTATCGGCTGCTGATGCGTTCAGGCAGCAAGCAAGGCGTGGCGATTTTTTCTGCTGCCGCTGTTGCTGATTTGGCCACTTATATCGTTACTTCGGTTCAGCTGGCTGTTGCTTTTCCGGCTGTTGAGGGCGGCATACTCGCATCCTTTATGAAATTTGGCGGTATTTTTGCGATTACCCAGGTTCCGCTTGCGATTAGCGAAGGCTTGCTGACGGTATTGATCTGGAACTGGCTGCAATCTTTTAATACAGACGAGCTGTCTATTTTGAAGCGGAGAATGAAAGGGGAGCGCGTATAATGAGCCGCAGCGCCAAAAATATTTGGATTTTAGCCATTGTTGTTTTGCTTGCCGTTGCGCCTTTACTATTCATTAACGCCGAATTTGGCGGCGCGGATGGCGCAGCGGAGGAAATGATCCAGACGATTGCGCCGCATTATGAGCCATGGGCGTCCCCGCTGGCTGAGTTGCCGGGAGAAACGGAAAGCATGCTGTTTGCGCTGCAAGCTGCGATTGGCGCCGGAGTAATCGGCTATGTAATTGGCCTTATTAAAGGGAAATCAGGGAAAACGAAGCAGCAATGATGAAATGGATTGATACGATTTCTTATTCCAATAAGCTGCGGGATTTATCCGCCCTTTGGAAATGCGGGCTTGCAGCCCTTCTGCTGCTGCTTGCCTATATCGCTCATCCGCTCGTACAGCTTGCCATTTTCGCATGGCTTGCGCTGTGGACGGTCGGCTATGCGAAAGTGCCTGCCAAGCTTTATGCGGCGCTGCTTTTCTCCTCTTGCCTGCTGTTCATTCTCAGCTTGCCCGCTCTGCTCATTGAATTTACTAATAGCAGCGGCAGTGCAGCAGGAAGCTTGGCGGCAGCGAAAGCAGGCTGGGTGCTCGTTTCATGGGAGCCGCTTAGCCTGTATGTGCCAGAGGCATCGTTAGGGCTGGCCGGACATATTTTTACACGTATTCTTGCTTGTCTGGCATGCATGTTTTTCATCACCTTGACGACCCCCTTCCCGGATCTGCTGCAAGTGCTGAAGCGGTTGAAAATGCCGCAAATTGTACTGGAGCTCATGATCATTATGTATCGCTTCATCTTTCTGCTGCTGGATACGGCGGGGGCTATGCTGCTCGCGCAGCGTGCACGGGGCGGTCAACACGGTTTTAAAGGCAAATTGCGAGATACGGCGGCGATTGCTGTGCGGCTCTTCGTCAAAACGATGCATCGATACAAGGGGCTGTCGAATGGGCTTATGGCAAGAGGATTTACGAATGAAATCCGCCTTGCGCCTGCTGTAAAGCGGAAGGTTCGCCTCCGGCATTGGGCGGAAGCGGGGCTCGGCTTAACGATTTTACTGGCAGCAGAGCTATGGCTTCGGTATGGAGGTGAATAAGCTGGCGGATAACGATCGGGCATCAACCATTATGGAAATGAACCAAGTGAGCTATGCTTATCCCGGAACGGACAAGTCTGCTTTAAACGGGCTAGAGCTGCGCATTCCTGCGAACAAAAAGGTAGCGCTGTGCGGGCATAATGGCTCGGGCAAGTCGACGCTTTTTTTGCAGCTTATTGGCATTAATCGTCCGCAATCCGGTTTCGTAAGCTGGCGCGGCGAGCCGCTCTCTTACAAGCCTAGAGAGCTCGCCAGCTTGAGACGGCGCGTCGGGCTTGTTTTTCAGGACCCGGAGCATCAGCTCATTCTGAATACCGCTTATGAGGATATTTCCTATGGGCTGCGCAATGCAGGGCTTCAAGAAGAGGAAATTGACAGACGTACGGCGCGCATCGTTCAGCAGCTGAACTTGCAGGAACTGGCGCATAAGCCGCTGCATCATCTCAGCCTTGGGCAAAAGAAGCGAGTTGCTCTTGCTGGCGTACTGGCGCTGGAGCCGGAGTTAGTGCTGCTTGATGAGCCGGCTGCTTATCTCGATCCGATATCGGAGCAGCGGCTGATGGCTGAGCTGGACCGCATTCATGCCAGCGGCATAACGCCGGTTATGGCGACGCATGACATGAATATGGCCTATGCTTGGGCGGATTGGATTTTCATCATGAATGAGGGCCGCTGTATATTGGAGGGCACGCCGGAATCGGTATTTCGCGAAGGCGAGCGCCTCAGAAGCCTTGGACTCACGCTGCCAATGGTGCTGGAGGCTTGGGAGGCACTGCCGCCTGAGCTGCGAGGAGAACAGCAGGCGCCGCGTACGCTTGCCCAGTTTAAAGCGGCTGTAAAATCTTTTATTGTTTAAATAAATAAATAAATAAATAAAGAACGACCAACTAAATAGCGAGGAATAGGGTGCTCTTGCGTAACGTCTTGAGCTTAAAAGGGAAGTCCGGTGCAATACCGGCGCGGTCCCGCCACTGTAACAGCGGAGTTTTGCGCAATAAAGCCACTGGCATGATGCCGGGAAGGCGAGCGCAGCGATGATGATGCTGGAGCCAGGAGACCTGCCTTATTCTATACACTGCAGTACCTACGGGAGATAGGGAGGTGTTAAAGATGGCAGCCATCGTTTGTTGAAACGAGGGGCGTCTTTACCCACATTTCTGTACAGGGTAGGACGTCCCTTTTTGCAGTTTCTGGCTGGCAGCAAATTGGATGTATAGGGAAAGGCCGCCGCGAAGAAATTCGCTCGCACTGCCATAAGTATATATCTGAGTTTGTTGATGAAATAACAAAGGATTATAACTTCCATCCACACGGATGAATAATGAAAAACAGGAGGCAACAACAATGAGTCAAGTAAAAAGCAGCAGTTTGGGATATCCGCGTATCGGTGAAAACAGAGAATGGAAAAAAGCGCTGGAGGCGTTCTGGAGCGGCAAGCTTGCGGAAGCGGCTTTCTTGAAGCAGCTGGAGACGATTCGTCTAAACCATCTCCAATTGCAAAAACAGGCTGGCATTGATCTCATTCCGGTAAATGATTTTTCGTATTATGACCATATCCTTGATACAGCTGCGATGTTTGGCGTCGTGCCAGAGCGCTTTGGCTATACAGGCGGTCCGGTATCGGTAACGACTTATTATGCAATGGCGAGAGGCAACAAAACCGCTTCTGCATCCGAGATGACAAAATGGTTCAATACGAACTATCACTACATTGTTCCTGAGCTGAAGGGCATTACGCCGGCGCTGACCGAGAACCGTCCGCTGATCGCTTACCGCGAGGCAAAGGAAAAGCTGGGCATCGAAGGCAAACCAGTCATTGTTGGACCTTATACATTCCTCAAGCTGTCTAAAGGCTATGCCGCTTCTGAGCTTGCTGCGGTTGCTGCCCAGTATGTGCCGCTGTATGCACAGGTGCTGCGCGAGCTGGAGCAAGAAGGCGTACAATGGGTGCAAATGGACGAGCCTTCGCTCGTAACGGACGTATCCGAAGCAGATCTGGCGATTGTGCAAAGCATTTATGCCCAGCTTCATGAAGCGGCACCTAAGCTCAATTTGCTGCTGCAAACGTATTTCGAATCCGTTCAGCATTATGCTGCAATCGCGGCTTTGCCTGTACAGGGCTTAGGTCTGGACTTCACAGCTGGCGCTGAAAAGAACCTGCAGCAGCTGGAGTCAATCGGCTTCCCGCAGGACAAAGTGCTGGGTGCAGGCGTTATTGACGGCCGCAACATTTGGCGGGCCGATCTTCAGGAGCGCAAAGCGCTGCTTGCCCGTATTGCAAAAGTCGTGCCAAACGACCGCCTGATTGTAAGCTCCTCTTGCAGCCTGCTGCATGTGCCTGTATCAGCGGCTCTTGAAACGGCACTGCCGGCAGAGCTTGCAGGCGCACTGGCCTATGCCAATGAGAAGCTGGAGGAAATTGCCGTTCTTGCAACTGCGCTGAATGAAGGAGAAGCAGCCGTAAAAGAGGCATTTGATCGCAATGCAGCAGCTTTGGCTGCACTTGCTGCATCGCCGTCCCGTGGCCGTGCAAGCGTCCATGCCGCTGTAGCGAGCATCGATGCACAGCCGTCGGAACGTAAAGCAGTATTTGCAGAGCGCCAAGTGAGCCAGAAGGAACGCTGGCAGCTGCCATTCTTGCCGACAACGACAATCGGCAGCTTCCCGCAAACGGCGGAAGTACGCCAAGCGAGACAGCAATGGCGTCGTGGTGATTTGGGCGAGGAGCAATACCGCGTATTCATTAAGGAGCAAATTCAGCATTGGATCAAGCTGCAGGAAGAGATCGGCCTTGACGTGCTCGTTCATGGAGAGTTTGAGCGTACGGATATGGTAGAGTTTTTCGGAGAGAAGCTGGAAGGCTTTGCTTTCACGAAAAATGGCTGGGTGCAATCCTATGGCTCGCGCTGCGTAAAACCGCCGGTCATTTACGGCGACGTGCAGTTCAGCAAGCCGATGACTGTTGAAGAAACCGTTTATGCGCAGTCGCTGACTTCTAAACCAGTGAAAGGCATGCTGACGGGCCCGATTACGATTTTGAACTGGTCGTTTGTCCGCAGCGACTTGACTCGTGAGCAGGTTGCTTACCAAATCGCGCTTGCCCTGGCAGAAGAAGTGAAGGCGCTGGAGGAAGCGGGCATTGAAATGATTCAAGTGGATGAGCCTGCCCTTCGTGAAGGCTTGCCGCTAAAACGTGAAGATTGGGAGCACTATTTGAACTGGGCAGTACTTTCGTTCCGCTTGTCCACTTCTGACGTTAAGGATACGACGCAAATTCACACGCATATGTGCTATTGCGAGTTCCATGACATCATTGACTCCATTCGCGCGCTGGATGCCGACGTTATTTCCATCGAAACGTCCCGCAGCCACGGCGAGCTGATTCACAGCTTCGAGGAGCACACGTATGAGCTGGGTATTGGCCTTGGCGTATACGACATTCACAGCCCTCGCGTGCCGGAGGTAGAGGAAATGACATCGATGATCAAGCGCGCCCTGAACGTGCTTGAGCCAGAATTGTTCTGGATTAACCCGGACTGCGGACTTAAGACACGTGGTGTAGACGAGACTGTGGCGTCGCTGCGCAACATGATCCAAGCGACTGAGCAAGTACGGGAACAGTTGGCTAAGTAATCGTAATAAGCAAGACGATTCGTATTGTTATTAAGAAGGTATCGTTATTATGATGGTATGGATATCAAAAAAACTCCGCTTGCGCTGATTGGCGCAAGCGGAGTTTTTGCTTTACTTGGAAGCGGGGAGGGTCAAAGCCGGGGAGCGGCGCGCCACAACAGGCAGGCAAAAGCATGCCATTAGGAGGGGATGTTTTTGCCTGTCTGCTCCAGCCGCCTGCTTAAATGGTCTCTGCCGCAGGATTCATCAGGCAATAGCCAATGCCCCATACCGTCTGAATCAAGGAGGCAGATTCGGGGTGGACGCGGTTCAGCTTCTCTCTGATCCGCTTCACATGCGTATCAATCGTCCGGTAATCGCCGAGCGATTGATAGCCCCAAATTCGCCGCATTAAATCTTCGCGGGAAATGGGCTGATTGATGTTGGCTGCCATAAATCTGAGCAGCTCGTATTCGCGGAACGTCAGCTTCACCTTGCTGTTTCCGGCAATGACTTGCCGCGAATCATAATCGAAGACGAGTCCTGGCAGCGTGAGATCGGGCGTCTGCTTGCGCTGCAAGGCGCGATAAGCAAACTCCGAGGTGCGGCGGATGATCGCCTTAATTCGGTACATCAGCTCGCGCGGGCTGAATGGCTTAACGACATAATCATCGGAGCCGGCTTGGAAGCCGTCGAGCCGGTCATCCTCTTCGCCACAGGCGGAAAGCATAATGACAGGCGTCGATTTTTTCTTCTTAAGCTCGCGGCAAAATTCAAGCCCGTCCATTCCCGGCAAATTACGATCGAGCAAAATCATCGAATAATTGTATTGCATCGCCTTGAACAAGCCGTTGATGCCGTCCGAAGCTTCTTCGACGATCCAGCCTTCTTTTTTCAAAAATAACTTGAGCAGCTTGCGAATATGCTCCTCATCATCAACAATCAAAATGCTATATGGTTGCTGAAATGCCATGGCTCAACACCTCATCTTTATCTTTTAATTCATTACTGATAACAATTATCATTATCATTACATGCGATCCCCATTGTTGTCAACAAAAAAACCGCTGTTTCTTGTCACAATACCCGAAGGATAGTCGCGAAAAAGACACAATTGCCTATGATAGCGGATACAGCGGAGCTGCTGCTCCCAGCTACTATCGGGCTGTCCTCTTTCGAGCTGGCGGGGAGCAGAGTATAATGGTGGAATGCAGGTTACGGATGAAGGAGAGAGACAGGTGGCCCCGTTATTAACATTGGACAACGTATCAAAATATAGAAAAAATCCCGAATGGCTTTTTGAAGGGATTACAGCGCAGGTGCAGGCCGGGGAGCGTATTGCGCTGCTGGGCACATCCGGTCAGGGCAAAAGCACGCTGCTGCGCATCGTATCGCTGCTAGGCGAGCTGGATGCGGGAGAGCTTAGGCTCCAAGGACGGACAAGCAGCGAGTGGAAGCCTGAGGAGTGGCGGCGCAGTGTGTGTTACGTGGCACAGACGCCGATAATGCTGCCGGGAACGGTCGAGTACAATTTACGCACGGTCAGTGAGCTGCAGGGGAAGACGTTTGATGAAGCGCTGGCGAGACGCTGTATGGAAGGCGTTGGCCTAGGGCATATCGAATGGAGCAAGGAGGCGGAAAGCTTGTCCGGCGGCGAGAAGCAGCGTACGGCGCTCGCGCGGGCCTTATTGCTCCGTTCGCCGCTGCTGCTGCTTGATGAGACGACGTCATCGCTTGATCCAAAAAGCAAGCGGCAGGTGGAGCAGTTTCTAAGCGAATGGTGCTCAGAGGAAGGCACGGCGTTCATCTGGATTACCCATGATCTGGAGCAGGCGCGGCAAGAAAGCGAGCGTATCTGGTTTATGGCGGAGGGCAGGCTGCTGGAGCAAAGCGCTACGGAAGCTTTTTTCACAAATCCCGGATCGGAGCAGGCACGCAGCTTTTTAGACAGCCAGCATGCGCCGGAGCAGGGGGATGACCAGCATGAATAATATTGCGCTCGCCTGCACGCTAGTATTCGTCGCCATAACGACATTTATCTCGATGAAGCAGAAGCTTGGCTTAGAGAAGGAAATCATTACTGGCACGATCCGCTCCGCTGTGCAGCTGCTGTTTATCGGTTTTTTGCTTCATTTTATTTTTGAAACGAATCATCCGATTTTTATTGTGCTCATTATTATTTCAATGGTTACGGTGGCGTCGTGGAATGCCGGCTCCCGCGCCATGCCGATTAAGGGGATTCGGCTGCGCATTGCGCTGGCATTGGCAGGCACGGAGGCGGTAACGCTCGCACTCCTGCTCTCGCTCCGCATTATTGAGGCTGAGCCACGGTATATTATTCCGGTCAGCGGGATGATTATCGGCAGCTCCATGATTGTATGCGGCCTCTATTTGAACCATATGAAACGCGAGCTTGAAGCGTCGCGGGGCGAGATTGAGACGCTGCTGGCGCTTGGAGCGACGACGAAGCAGGCGATTCGCCAAGCGGTGCGCCGGGCCGTGCGCTCCAGCCTCATACCGACGCTGGACGGCATGAAGACGGTCGGCCTCGTGCAGCTGCCAGGCATGATGACAGGAATGATCGTCGCCGGGGCCGATCCGATTGAAGCGGTCCGCTATCAAATTTTAATCGTCTTTGCGATGTCGGCTTCCTCGTCGCTGACGTCTATTGTGCTCAGCGTGCTGACGATGCGGCTGTGGTTCGCTAAAGATAACGGCAGGCTGCTGTAGCAGCTTGGAAGGCGTTCAATTAGAGGAGGGACGATGAAGTGGAAAGACGAGGCATTTTTCAGGGGCAATTGATGCAGGCCGAGCAGTATCCGCGAGTGGTAGCCTATTATTTTAAGGAGTGGAATGGCTTTGAAATGGCATACCATCAGCATAGCGCAGTGGAAATTATGTATGTTATATCGGGCGATTGCACGGTAGAGCTGCTCAATAAATCCATCCCGATGGAAAAAGGGCATTTCATCGTCATCGACTCAATGGTCGCTCACCGACTTCACGTCGCTCAGGGCACGGCATGCCGGATGCTTAATGTTGAATTTATTTTTAGCCATACCGGTGTGGGGCTCCCTTCCCTTAAGCGGCTGGCGGAGACTGACCGTGCGCTCGCGGATTTGTTCGCAGTGAAGCATGATTATTTGCTGCTTTACGATCCGAGCGATGTGTATCAAATGCTGAAGGCACTCGTGCTGGAGCTGGACGGCAAGCGGCGCGCGGAGCAGCTTCTCACAGCGCTTCAGCTGACGCAGCTGCTCGTGCAGATCGGCAGGCTGGCACAGGAAGCCTCCAGCCAGTCGCATGATGCGGCGGAGTTTTATGTGGGCGAGAGCATCGCCTATATTCAGCAAAATTATGACCGCGACATTCAGGTCAAGGATATTGCGGCGGCTGTAAGGCTGCACCCGGGGTATTTTCACCGCATATTTAAAGCGGGAACGGGCTGCTCGGTTATGGATTATGTGATGCGCTTTCGGATGGAGAAGGGGCGGATGCTGCTGGAGCAGACCGATATTCCGGTCAGCGATATTTGTCATTATGTCGGCGTAAACAGCAGCCAATATTTCAGTACCCTTTTCAAAAAATATACGAATGAGACGCCGCTCGCCTATCGCCGCGCTGTGCGCAAAGAAGTGGAGCGCTGAGATGGCGTCCTAATCTAGTCGGTCGTTCAACTTATATAGTTAGGATTTTATACAAGAAAGCAAAATAGAAGTTACAATTGTGCAAACGCCTCCACGCTGCTGGTGCTACAATTAGCGTATTGTTCACCACTATATTGCAAGCCATTGGAGGCGTTAATCAATGTCATTTAAAGTTGCGTTTATTGGAGCAGGAAGTATTGGTTTTACTAGGGGATTGCTGCGTGATTTGCTGACCGTCCCAGAATTCAACAACATCAAAGTTGCGTTTCAGGATATTAATCCGCAAAATCTCGATATGGTTACCCAGCTTTGCCAACGGGATATTCATGAAAATGGCCTTGCGATTGAAATCGAGCCTACGACCGATCGCCGGGAAGCATTGAAGGATGCACGTTACATTTTTGTAACGATTCGTGTCGGTGGCCTGGAAGCTTTTCAGACCGATGTCGACATCCCGCTCAAATATGGCATTGACCAATGCGTGGGCGATACGATTTGTGCAGGCGGCATCATGTATGGACAGCGGGGCATCGCCGAAATGATGAATATTTGCAAAGATATTCGCGAGGTAGCGGAGCCGAACTGCCTGCTGATGAACTATGCTAACCCAATGGCGATGCTTACATGGGCATGCAATAAATATGGCGGAGTGCGGACGATTGGCTTATGCCACGGTGTTCAGGGCGGACATGCGCAAATTGCCGAAGTATTTGGCCTTCCGCGTGAAGAAGTAGACATTATTTGTGCAGGAATCAACCATCAGACGTGGTATGTGCAAATTAAACATAATGGCGAGGATATGACGGGCAAGCTGTTGGAGGCATTTGAACAGCATCCGGAATTCAGCAAAACCGAGAAAGTCCGCATTGATATGATGCGCCGCTTCGGCTATTACAGCACCGAATCCAACGGCCACTTGAGCGAATATGTGCCTTGGTACCGCAAGCGTCCGGAGGAAATTCGCGACTGGATTGACCTTGGAACGTGGATCAACGGAGAAACGGGCGGCTACTTGCGCGTATGTACGGAAGGCCGCAATTGGTTCGAGACGGACTTCCCGAATTGGATGAAGGAAGAACCGAAAGTGTATGCCAAGGAGCATCGCGGCCAAGAGCATGGCTCGTACATTATCGAGGGGCTGGAGACGGGACGGGTGTACCGCGGCCATTTCAACGTCGTCAACAATGGCGTAATTTCCAATTTGCCGGATGATGCGATTATCGAAGCGCCGGGCTACGCGGATCGCAACGGCATCAGCATGCCGCATGTAGGCGATTTGCCGCTGGGCTGCGCGGCTGTGTGCAATGTCAGCATTTCCGTTCAGCGTCTGGCTGTTGAAGCAGCGATCCAAGGCGATGACAAGCTGCTGCGCCAAGCGATGATGATGGACCCGCTGGTTGGAGCGGTATGCAATCCGAATGAGATTTGGCAAATGGTCGATGAAATGCTCGTTGCCCAGGAGCAATGGCTTCCACAATACGGTGAGGCGATTGCTGCCGCGAAAAAACGTCTGGAAAACGGCCTTGCCATCCCAGTGCGAAGCTATGAAGGCGCGGCTCGTCTAAAAACGAAATCGGTTGAAGAAATGCAAAGCAATCGCGAGGAAGCTAGCCGCAATGCGGGCGAGTCCGATAAGGCGATCGATCGCCCAGCTGCCGCTGTCGAATAGTAAAATATTCCTATATTTTAGCTTGTGTACAGGGAGGAGTGGATTTGTTATGATAAACAATAAATTGTTTGGTTTACAAAATACGAGTTGACTACAGCTGTTTGGACTTGGAGTGATAGGCCGTGGGGAAGCAAAAAAAGATTACGATGCAGGAAATAGCGGATCGGGTAGGCGTATCTAAATATGCGGTATCCAAAGCTTTATCGGGAAAATCGGGCATTAGCGCCGTTACGCGCAGCAAAATATTTGAAATGGCCTCGCAGCTTGGCTACATGAATCAGAAAAGCGCCAAAAAAACGGTAAGCAGCAAGCAGGCGGATGAGGAAGAGCATCAAATCGTCGGCATTCTCATACCGAATATTCGCAGCCAAAATCAGGAATCGGGCTATTGGGGGAAGGTGCTTGACGGCATTTCCAAAAGCTTGGAGGCGAAGGGGCTTGGCTCCGTCCTCATTTCCGATGATTCGCCGCGAAATTTCAACCTCGTCATGAAGCCTGAAGGCTTAATGGGCATTATTGGTGTTGGATTGATCGCTACGCCGATGCTGGTTGAGCTGCGAAACAAGGCGATTCCGTTTATTTTAGTTGACCATGAGGACGAGCTGCTGGAATGCGACAGCATCTTTATGAACAACTATGATATTATTCGCAAGCTGGTCAAGTTTTTGCTTGGCAAAGGCCATACCCGAATTCAATTTATCGGGGAGCTCGGCTATTCCCGCAGCTTTATTGACCGCTGGAGCGGCTTCCGCTCGGTT from the Paenibacillus sp. BIHB 4019 genome contains:
- a CDS encoding substrate-binding domain-containing protein: MGKQKKITMQEIADRVGVSKYAVSKALSGKSGISAVTRSKIFEMASQLGYMNQKSAKKTVSSKQADEEEHQIVGILIPNIRSQNQESGYWGKVLDGISKSLEAKGLGSVLISDDSPRNFNLVMKPEGLMGIIGVGLIATPMLVELRNKAIPFILVDHEDELLECDSIFMNNYDIIRKLVKFLLGKGHTRIQFIGELGYSRSFIDRWSGFRSVMDESRLDYVPSEGLLKVKPTLDAHNLNLLQASLKELEASRFPTAFVCANDQIALLAMSALQQLGKQVPEQCSLTGFDNNLEILGETPIITTVNAEKEALGIKAVDLLQWRLENSHMPFEKVLLQSDLIIRESVGDPVNQ
- a CDS encoding alpha-glucosidase/alpha-galactosidase, with translation MSFKVAFIGAGSIGFTRGLLRDLLTVPEFNNIKVAFQDINPQNLDMVTQLCQRDIHENGLAIEIEPTTDRREALKDARYIFVTIRVGGLEAFQTDVDIPLKYGIDQCVGDTICAGGIMYGQRGIAEMMNICKDIREVAEPNCLLMNYANPMAMLTWACNKYGGVRTIGLCHGVQGGHAQIAEVFGLPREEVDIICAGINHQTWYVQIKHNGEDMTGKLLEAFEQHPEFSKTEKVRIDMMRRFGYYSTESNGHLSEYVPWYRKRPEEIRDWIDLGTWINGETGGYLRVCTEGRNWFETDFPNWMKEEPKVYAKEHRGQEHGSYIIEGLETGRVYRGHFNVVNNGVISNLPDDAIIEAPGYADRNGISMPHVGDLPLGCAAVCNVSISVQRLAVEAAIQGDDKLLRQAMMMDPLVGAVCNPNEIWQMVDEMLVAQEQWLPQYGEAIAAAKKRLENGLAIPVRSYEGAARLKTKSVEEMQSNREEASRNAGESDKAIDRPAAAVE